TATCAATTTGCCCTTTTTGATATGAATTTAACATTGCTAAAATAACTTTTTTCAATTTTTTATACCTCATTGCGTAATCACTGTCACAACATATCCTTGGGCATTTGTAATAACTTGCAGACTACCAGGGACATAACTTAAATTTCCGTTCTCTTGGATAACTGGCGCCTCACTATTTATTACATACTCAATATATTCTGGAGCTACACCTCTCCCATAATTATAACTTGGAGCAGAGGAACCCTGATATATTACTGCCATACCGGTTTCCACTTGGTTGCATACGTTCTACTGCATGCCGTGAATACAATCTATCCCCCACTTTAGCATATGTTTGTCCGTCTTTTGTTACATGTTCATAATCGCTCCAATCGCCCCAAGGAATCTTTTGAGAACTACTTTGTCCTTCAGTATCACTACCTGAATTGCTAACACTCCAAGTCCAAAACCTTTCAACTACTTTTTTCGCTGCTCTACTTATCGTTGAAAGCATAATGCCAGTCGCTATTTGCATATATCCTATACGTTCTGCAAGATAATAAGCGTAAACTTCGTCAATAAAGCTATCATCTGCAGCCTCTACTGAATATCCATTAATTATTGTATCTACCAGTATGTTTTCCACTATCAAATAAATTTGTTCAGTTTCTTTTGTATTTGGTATTGAATCATTACCATACAAATAGCGCAAATAATTATTAATTCTAACTGTAACTGCATCCGTAGACTCTAAAGGTAAGAATAACTCCCGATCTGGATTTACACCTTTTTTTCTAGAAAAGCACGAGTAATATCTCTGACACAAAGAGCATGCGTTCCTGACATTTCTGCCAACCTTATTTTCCAGTCAAAGTAAGACTCTCCAGACTTTCTCTCCTGCGTTTCACCTTGGTGTGAAAGTATTTGCTCATCTCGCTCTGATAAATACTGATTTTTATACTCTTGCCTGTCAGTAATTTCTACGCTAATTGAGGGCGATGGAGTACTTGGATTTGTAGGTGCATGAGGATCCGTCAAATTTTGTGGTGCACCAATTCCATACGAACTGTGTCCGCTCGGATCAATATAATTCAACGGACTGTTCTTCGTATATGCATACCGGTTCAGCGTCAACGGATCCGTGATATCCCCCAGGTAAGTATCTTCCTGGAAGAACCTTCCCTGATTAGCATTATAATACCTCGCCCTTAAGAACTCAAGCCCGGTATTCGGATTGTAACTCTCTGCATTATACCCATAGAAGTCCGTATGCTCCGTACTCCCCAGCGTCACCTGTCCATATGGGTCATACTGGTACACATCGGTCCCCCTGCCATTATACTAGGTATTCGCCGTCACGCTCCCCCGTCCGTCATACAGGTAGTAGCTCATCTCATTCCGCACCACATCCCGGGCCTCCGTCCAGATATCATTCCTGGAATTGCGCATGGTACCTGCGTAGCTGTAAGACTCCGTCGCCCCGCTGTTGACTGTGTAGGCCATCAGCACTTCCGTATACTCCCGGTTGGTATCATTCACATACTCGGTCAGGTCATAGGCCCTTCCCGTATCTGAACAGATATAGCTGAACAGCTGGCCTTCCGCCGTCAGGCTCTCATCTTCATTCCGGCTGTGCTCCGGCATGTAGATCTCACCGCCCCAGCCGATCCCGTAGCCGCATTCCGCCGCCGGGTTGTAGTTCAGCTGGAATGCGCGGTTCCCGTCGCCGTCATAGGTGGACGCCATGAGGAGCTTCTGCTGGTCATACACCGCCGTCAGACGGTTCTCTGTATCATACTGGTACACCACTTCCGCCTGCTTCTGGAAACACTCATGGGTCAGGTTGTACTTTACCTCCAGAACCTGATTCCTGGCATTTTAGGTATATATGCTCCCACTTCCATCCGTACGAGTCAAACGATTTAACGAAGTGTACTCACCCCCTGCCGCTCCGATCGTAAACTCGAGTTTAATCTAACCTAAAAATAGACAAAGTCCAGGCACAAAAGTCGGACTTTGTCTACAATCTGCATCGCCCGGCAAAGCCGGGCGAATAATAATAATTATAATAATAATTAATCAGAATGGTCATTCAGCATTCCGGATCACCTCCAGGACCTGCGAAAGGAGATGCATGGAGGATGTTTTCGTGAGATGGATGAAGACGCCTTTTATGGAAACTTCCAATCCACAGGTGGACGGCCTCTCTGAGACCGGTCCTAGAGGATGCAGCATTTCTGCAGCGAATGGCACAATCGGCTGTGAGAGCGCTTCCTGCGGAAGTGATCTCAGGCGGACTTCCCTCACGCGCCGCAATCGATAGTAATAGTTGGCTTTCGTTATTCCATGCTGATTACACCATTGGACCACGCCCATCCCATCGGGACGGCTCTGACAATCCCTGATTTGTGCGGCCCATTCCAGCAAGCGGAACTGTGCGGCAGCCATTGTTGCTTCTGAACTCCTAGACAAACCTCCATATAGTGGTATGAAAAGTTGAGTGCTGAACTTTTTATACTTTGATTTGAAGTCTGGTCTATTGTCTCATTTTGAACAGGAAAAAACAGGTACAGATTATTTACCGTTTACGAAAAAGGAGCTGATGTTCCATGACTGATTTCTCAGCTATTTTGCAACAGCTCCTAGAAACATCGCCCGGCAAAACCAGGGGGAAATCTAGTCTTTTTCTAAAACATATTTCATTATAGGCATATCTTTCCCCTCCTCGAAAACATATATTCTGTTACAATTAGGACATTTCCAAACATCATATTGGGGTAAAGGAATTTTCCATGGTTCTATAATATCGCAATCTAATATTTCTTCCCACTCCCTGTCTGTATAAACTCTTAACTGAATATCGTTGGGAGCTTGCATTGTACTTAAAATATAACCACATTTACAATTCATTTTTGCCATACTATCTTATTACCTTTCCTCCTGTCGTCCAAATTTCTACTGTACCTGGAAGTTCCCCTCCGTATACCCCTGCTGCACGATCAATTATAGCTGTTGCCTGTTCAGTCGTGATACCAATTTTCCTTGCATCAACAATAACTCTTTCTGCACCTTGTTTAAAGCCATCTTGAATTCTTGTAACAGGTATATTTAAGCTAGTTCCATTCAATGTTT
This portion of the Clostridium sp. AN503 genome encodes:
- a CDS encoding RHS repeat-associated core domain-containing protein: MYQYDPYGQVTLGSTEHTDFYGYNAESYNPNTGLEFLRARYYNANQGRFFQEDTYLGDITDPLTLNRYAYTKNSPLNYIDPSGHSSYGIGAPQNLTDPHAPTNPSTPSPSISVEITDRQEYKNQYLSERDEQILSHQGETQERKSGESYFDWKIRLAEMSGTHALCVRDITRAFLEKKV